From Leucoraja erinacea ecotype New England unplaced genomic scaffold, Leri_hhj_1 Leri_354S, whole genome shotgun sequence:
gggggaaagggaggggaacggtggaaggagggaggagaggaggaggggatgggaggagggagtAGAGTGGAGCGtgaggaggtgagagagggatggtgaaaagatgtgggaggaaggggagggaatcAGAGgatggagaagagggaagaggggagagggagaggcggaatgggagggagagggggggaggtaaggaggaggagaggaggatatgtaggggagaggggaggtgggccgagtaggagagagaggtggagggtggGTGTGGCGGTGCGTGGGTAGGAGGATGTGGTGAGTGAgagtggggtgtgtgtgagtgtgagtgtgtgtgtggagggatgGTGTGGGTGAGGTGTGAGTGTGGAGTGAGTGTGTGGAgatagtgagtgagtgggtgtgagtggtGTGGTGTGAGGAGGGTGTGTGggttgggggtggtggagggtgtTAGTGAGTGAGGTGAGTTTGAGTGTGTGGGTTGAGGGTTGTGTGGGAGAGTACAGGGAGAGTgagggtgtgtgttggtgtgtgtaggagggtgtggggtgtgtgtttgtgggtggtggtgtgggtgagtgggtggtgacgtgtgcgagtgagtgttgggcgtgaatgagtgagtgtgcgTGAGATTGATGTAGGCTAGAGATacggggagagaggagtgcggagggggggagggtggaggtgtgggtgatgtgagggtgtgagtggggggagagggaggtgagtggTGAGAGTGTGcggtgaatgagtgagtgtgtgtgtgtgtgtgtaacactgggatacagtgcccgtgtgtgtgagtgtgtgtgtgtgtgtgtgtgtgcctgtgtgtgtgcctgtgtgtgtgcctgtgtgtgtgtgtgtgtgtgtgtgtgtacactgccGGTGGGGGCGGGGTGTATACAACACATACCTGACTGTGACCTGTACAAGTCACCATCTTGTTCGAAGCAGGAATAAACTGGAGATCCCTCACCCACACCGGCACTCGCAGATCCAACCAATCGTTACGCACcttgaacacagcaggtcaggaggtcaaaggttgctGGTGGTGTTGGGGGGTCAGAGGTCATTAACCCCCAAATCccccagggcagaaacaggcaacCGATTGGTTGATCGTTctcatagaagatagacacaagatgttggagtaactcagtgggacaggcagcatctctggagagaagggacgggcaacgttttgggtcgagacccttcctcagactgagaaacAGGGAGAGGAGAGATTGTCACTGTAgaacactggggtacagtacggtgggggggagaggacaggTCAATGGAAAAATGAGGATTTTTGCAGATGCCAAAAGACAgaacaggggggagagggggggagatgggagagggggggagaagggaggaggaaggggggtgagaggcggagggggaggggggggtgaggaggagcggagggggggggaagaggaaggagcggaggggggagagaggaggaggggaggggggactgagggagagaagggggagaggggaggaggggaggaggggggggaaggggtgagttCCTCACGTTTTTGGCGGTGAAGACGGGCTCCTGTGGCGCTGCAGGTCCCCACACCTTCAGTGGGTTCTCTTTGGCCCCCTGTGGCCACACGGCCCCCAATTCCTCGCAGGGTCCTGCGCATACACACTTCCGGCGTCACACCACGACCTCcgtctgcggggggggggggggggggggggggtggggttggggggggaagggagaggacaaAACCGTGAGACCCCCAACCCACACGTAACAGCATGTCTCACATTGCAAGCCCCCCCTCTCCCAGATCAAAGGGTTCAGTTGACCACCCCTCGCCCCATCATAACCCCCTTAGCTCATTTtaactgccctccccccccccccatcaccaaccccctcccaccccgtcccaaacccctctctctctaccgttccaaacaggacaggcagcacaccGGGGTACACACACAAGCaggacacaccacacacacaggcaaacacacacacacacacacacttacaggcaacacacacacacacacacacacacacacacacacacacaaacacacacacacacacacacacacacacacacacacacacacatacacacacacacaaacacacacacacacaggcaacacacacacacacacacaggcaaacacacacacacacaggcaacacacaccacacacacaggcaacacacacacacacaggcaacacacacacacgcacaccacacacacgcaggacacacacacacacacttgacatgcaacacacacacttacatgcaacacacaacacacacacaggcaaacacacacacacacacacatacacacacacacacacacacacacacacacacacacacacacacacaacacacacacacacaaacacacacacacactggcaacacaccacacacacacactggcaacacacacacacacacacaggcaacacacacacacacacttgggcacacacacacacaacacactggcacacacacacacacacacagggacacacacacacacacacacaggcacacacacacacacacacacacacacacacacacacacacaggcacacacacacacacacacacacacacacacacacacacacacacacacacacacacacacacacacacacacacacacacacacacacacacacacacacacacacacacacacacacacaaacacacacacacacatacaggcaaaacgcatatatacacacttacaggcaacacacacaccccattaCGAGCCATacgcaatacacacacacacggctggAGGTCAGTATTGAGCTGGGGGTCTTGGTTGCTGTGAGTCAGtggccctcccctcccatccccactctCAGGATACATGCGAGTtcgccccgctctctctctctcgccagcccctctttccccctcccccccccgccccagtgAAGACAACCAGCTCTCACGTGATCCATCGATCCCTCCTTCCACACTTTCAGAAGCCCAGACTCCACGCAGGTGATGAGGGAGCTGCAGACAGGAGGGGAGAGACGGCAGAGTTCACAcagagtgacaggagcagaatcaggccattcggcccatcgagcccacgccgccattcaatcatgcctgatctatctctccctcctaaccccattctcctgccttctccccataacccctgacacccgcactaatcaacaatctatctatctctgccttaaaaatatccactgacttgtggcctccacagccttctgtggcagcgaatcccacagattcaccaccctctgactaaagaaattcttcatctccttcctaaaagaacgtcctacaattctgaggctgtgatctctggtcctagactcttccaccagtggaaacatcctctccacatccactcctttcactattctgtacgtttcaatgaggtgccccccctcatccttctctccagtgagtacaggcccagtgccactcATCTGGGCTGTGTGGTGGGGTTTCGGGAGGGCCTGTTACTCTATGGAGACACGTGGAACTGCTCCACAAGAAATAGGAGTGGAATTCTGGCCAAATACTTCTTAAAATGcccagaatatgagatgctgtacaCTGGCCCGGCGGCTGTATGACCCCACATacatccacctctccccccccccacatgcctcAGAGCCAGcatacaccaccccccccacccacacccaccacacagtGCAACACAGCGACCCCACAAAGGCCCCTCCCCCATCCGGCACAATCCCGGAATTCCGTGAACTTCTCCTTATCCGTGCTGAACACCTTGACGGAGCCGTTCAAACAGCCCAGGACCACCTGAGGGGCGAAgcaggaagggggggaagagtcATCGACCAGGGGGCGGCACGTAGagcggtgcagcaggtagagctactacctcaccGCGCCacaaacgctagaggcaggaaacatgttcccgatgttgggcgagtccagaaccaggggccacacacacacacagtttaagaataaggaggtaagccatttagaacggacacgacGAGGAAACACAAAgacctcacagagagtggtgagtctgtggaattctctgcctcagagggcggtggaggccggttctctggatgctttcaagagagagctagatagggctcttaaagatagcagagtcagaggatatggggagaaggcaggaacggggtggggtactgattggggatgatcagccatgatcacattgaatggtggtgttggattgaagggccgaatggccttctcctgcacctaatgtctatgtttctatgttctccctgcgaccatgtgggatATGACCATATtgaaatggctcgaagggccgaatggcctactcctgcacctattgtctattgtctgaaccCAGCTTCCATCCcgaccgcaggtgctgtctgtgcggagtttgcacggggtgacctgcgtgggctttctccgggagctccgatttcctcccacaccgcaaaagacgcgcgggtttgtaggttgattggcttctgtaaattgtcccgtgtgtgtggtgtgtgtgtgtgtggtgtgtgcgagtATGCGTGTGTGTAGAAGGAGTTACTGCAcgtgggtgatcgatgggtggTGGCGTGTTTGGTCGACTGCGATAGAAGGAGTTACTGCATGGGCGTTTCCTCGGTTGTGACGGCATTGCTGTTCGGCACGACATCCCTGTGTTCCGTACGCGTCACACACCGGACGGAGGTTTCCCAGGACACTGCGGCGGATCACAGGGTCTCAGCTGCAGGGGGACGTTGGGCCAGACTTGCAGTGTTATCACTGCAACGTCACAGgtcgaggggagacttgatagaagtaaataaaattatgtaCAAGTtcaagagaggaggagagaagggaggaagaagaagcagaagaagtAAAGGGGGGGCGGGAAATAACAGGagtggggagatggagagggtggcaaatgggggaagagggagagcagCTGTGCAGTAGAGGGGCAACAgccctgaacacacacacacacacgcataagcacacatgcgcacacactcactcacacacatgcatgcacacgcaccagcacacaaaaaaatgctcacgcacatgcacacaccgcTTACACACGCTCACGCACGCGCAAAcacttgtactcgctagcatttagaagattcaggggggatctgaagaaacgtacacaattcttaaggggttgcacaggctagatgcaggaagagtgttcccgatgttggggaagtccaggacaaggggtcacagtttaaggataagggggaaatcttttaggaccgagataaggaaaacatttttcacacagagtggtgaatctctggaattctctgccacagaaggtagttgaggccacacagttcattggctatatttaagagggaagttagatgtggcccttgtggccaaagggatcagggggtatggagagaaggcaggtacaggatactgagttggatgatcagccatgatcatattgaatggcggtgcaggctcgaagggccgaatggcccactgcacctattttctatgtttctaacacatgcGCATACATACAAACACGCGCACGGGCAAACACACGCTCATACACAAGACATAtacacacaagcgcacacacacacacaagcatgcacacacacgcatatacacacacacacacgctcatacACAAGCATAtacacacaagcgcacacacacacaagcatatacacacacacacacatacacacacaagcatacacatacatatacatacacacacaagcatatacatacacacacacacagcctcctGCAGCTTCTGGTGAGGCTGCAGTCCCCACACAGACAGTTACCTCAGACTCCTGTGGGCAGCCCCAACACATGGCGCATACCTCCTGGTCGCGGCTCAGCACCGACAGCTCTGTGTAGTTGCTGGCACGCTTCTTGTGCAGATTCACACCTGCACGGGGGGAGAGACACGGCATTACTGCCAGGGTAGACTTCCCTCCCTcagtcctctctccccccccctgctcctcCTCAAACCTCCTtctccaccccactcccctcacccttctccccctctccttaactctcccctcaacctccctcccctcccacacacataacacccattccctcccctcaaccccgTCCCATATACCTTCTCCCTCCACAAATcttcactccccttctctccctcccccccatagtctctccccccccacctcctcctcctctcccacctcccatttaTCCTTCTCCCCCATTATCcccattctctcctctctctctaccccacgccctcctcttcttcctccccccctcacctaaaccccatatctctccctcaacctcccccccacacacacacacacacaccactccctccccctctctctctatccctccctccaccctccacgcCTCGAatcttcctccccttctcagtctccccccccaaatattctctccccccacctcctcctctctcccccattgtacccccccatctccttcagtcccgcccccaccccccccctcctcctctcccccccaacccaTTGTGTCCCACTCCCTCagtttctccacccccccccattgtatccatccttctccccctctccttaaaGCTCCATCCTCAACCCCctgtcccctctccttctcccctccacgcctgcaatctctctccccccccattctaTCCTtattctccccctgtctctctcccccacattcTATCCCACGTCTCCCCCCCCattgcccccctctcccctcagtctcccccccaccccctcctctcctccccccccaccttgtGCCCCAACTcagtccctccacccccccattgTATCCATCCTTACCCTCTCTCCTTAAAACTCTCCCCCAACCCTATGCCGCCTCTCCTTGTCCCCCCACGCCTGCAATCttctctccccccgctatccttctctcccccccctctcgccaCAACCGTCACCTTTCAAAACTCCAGTTTCCGCTCCGACCCAGACGTGGTTCCaccgcgccgccatcttgtcccCCCGTGTGTCCGTCCGCGCGCTTCTCCCATCCCGCTCCGCCAGCAGTTCCGCTTCCGGTTACAGTTTCCCCGCACTTTGGTTCCGCCCCCCGGTCACATTTTAACCCCATCATCTTCACCTTCATCAtcagtgttttattattattattattattattattattattattattattattatcattattatttttataataataatagttgttattgttattattgttacatagaaacatagaaatatagccaataggtgcaggagtaggccattcggccctttgagccagcaccgccattcaatgtgatcatggctgatcatccccaatcagtaccccgttcctgccttctccccatatcccctgactccgctatctttaagagccctatctagctctctcttggaagtatccagagaaccagcctccaccaccctctgaggcagagaattccacagactcacaactctctctgtgagaaaaagtgtttcctcgtctccgttctaaatggcttaccccttattcttaaactgtgtgtgtgtgtggcccctggttctggactcccccaacaccgggaacatgtttcctgcctctagcgtgtccacacccttaataatcttatatgtttcaataagatatcctctcatccttctaaactctaaaccagtggttcccaacctttttttggccatgccccacctaatcacctctaaattcctgatcccccccccccccccattggtgatatataattttatcatttaaaaagtgaactccgtttcagctgaaatgCGCTCAAGACGACCCATTGATTCGTTGGTCAAGCATTGTTGGCATAAGAGGCAGAAAGGTGACCGTTCATCATGGACAGCGGGTATGAAACCAAGTTTTAAATATTCCTCTGAATACTGACGAACGTTCTTCCTGCTTGCTACTCATTTTAGCACGAGCAGACAAAGAAATAATTCTCAGAAAAtggattgctttcccttgagagaaaacggaggaaatagatattataagggtaacttagcaaaagctctttgaatcgcatttctaaatccaattcaataaataaggttctcccatgacctcgcgcgtttcgtgcgacgtgcatgaagagcgatggcgcggtgattatgtaataactacacaataaagacattttttaccccaaaaaaaaattatttactcaaaataacatctgaaacataaactacatatgtttacctgatggaaaatccaaaaaaataaaaatcgaaaatttggacccagacctcctcagtcgcgcttaattgccccccttaaaaatcaaattgcccccctgtggggtgtacgccccacgttgggaaccactgctccagagtgtacaagcccagccgctccagtctctcagcatatgatagaccgccaaatggcctaccccttattcttaaactgtggcccgtggttctggacggggccacgggcgaggcgctgctgctgctgctgctgctgcactccacgggctgcactacgtcggaacGGGTGAGGACGGGGGCCAGACTactcgacagtcccctcgacccgagtagtagcggtcaaatactggacaagggcggtccctgcgtgacaaaccaatttaacccaatatacgggatgtcccggctaatacgggacagtcggtaactccaatcccactgcactTGTGCATAAGGCAATATATATCGACTTGACCTGAATGTTTGGCTCATGCCCTGTTTGTAGCTGCAAGAACAGCCAGCAGGGGGCGGAAATGCTCTGCAGTTcaattatttgggggggggggggggggggggacaaataatcacatgtggtttaaagtgcacattgtcagattttaattaaggccatttttatacatcttggtttcaccgtgtagagaTTACAGTggcgtttatacatagcccccccctgTCTGGGATCTCCGGATGATCCGGTTACTTCCCGCACTCCGGGAACCTGCAGGTTTACAGGGGGATTGTCTTCggtaaaaaattgcaaattgtccccagtgtgtagtatagtgctggtgtacgggggtgatcgctggccggcacaggctcgctgggccgaagggcctgtttctgcactgtctcccacacaagtaggcatgcaggtacagcaggcagtgaagaaagcaaatggcatgttggctggccttcattgcgagaggatttgagcttAGGagcactccccccacccacacacgacCCTCATctcattcccctctccctctcactccccctctcacccaccctctcactccccaaagcccccccaccacactacccccctcctctcactcccccaccccacactcccccctccctcactccaccacctcctccccctcattccaccacactcctccccctcacctcactcCCACCCCCTCATTCCCTCACcctcattcctcccccaccccctcattcccccaccctcatcccccattcccccacctctcaatcccccacatttccccaccctcactcccccaccccctcactcctccacccctcacaccccactcactcctccccctcacctcaccccctcaccACCTCCACACATTCCCCCtcatcactcccccacccacctcactcCCACCACCTCATTTCCCCCCCTCACTAACCACCTCACCCCCCacttcactcccccaccccctcactcccccacccttcactccccctcctctcatcccccacctcacaccctccaccccctcaccccccaaccctctcactccccctggTCTTGGTttcaacatagacaataggtgcaggagtaggccattcggccctgcaagccagcacggccattcaatatgatcatggctgatcatccccaatcagtaccccgttcctgctttctctcacagcgagaggagttgagtttagcagcaaggaggtcctactgcagttgttcagggccctggtgagaccgcacctggagtattgtgtgcagttttggtctcctaatttgaggaaggacattcttgctattgagggagcccagcgtaggttcaccaggttaattcccgggatggcgggactgatgtatgatgaaagaatggttcaactgagcttgtattcactggaatttagaaggatgagagggcatcttatagaaacatatacaattcttaagggattggacaggctagatgctggaaaaatgttcccaatgttgggggggtccagaaccaggggtcacacatagtttaagaataaggggtcgaccatttaggactgagatgagggaaaaccttttcacccagagagttgtgaatctgtggaagtttctgccagagaaggcagtggaggccgattcactggatgtttttaagagagttagatttagctcttagggctaatggaatcaagggatatgtggagaaagcaggaacggggaactgattctggatggtagacaaaagtgctggaggaactcagcgggtgcagcagcatctatggagcgaaggaaacatagaaacatagaaattaggtgcaggagtaggccatttggcccttcgagcctgcaccgccattcaatatgatcatggctgatcatccaactcagtatcccgtacctgccttctctccataccctctgatccccttagccacaagggccacatctaactccctcttaaatatagccaatgaactggcctcgactaccctctgtggcagagagttccagagattccccactctctgcgtgaaaaaaaagttcttctcattcggtttaaaaggatttcccccttatccttaagctgtgaccccttgtcctggacttccctaacatcgggagcgcatctagcctgtccaaccccttaagaattttgtaagtttctataagatcccctctcaaatcttctaaattcgagaaataggcaacgttcaggccgaaacccttccgggtttcggcccgaaacgttacctatttccttcagggtttcgtgaCGAAACGTTGCATATATtttctgcgctccatagatgctgctgcacccgctgagtttctccagcatttttgtctaccttcgattttccaccatctgcacagACCCTTCTGATTCtggatggtcac
This genomic window contains:
- the wdr74 gene encoding WD repeat-containing protein 74, which gives rise to MAARWNHVWVGAETGVLKGVNLHKKRASNYTELSVLSRDQEVCAMCWGCPQESEVVLGCLNGSVKVFSTDKEKFTEFRDCAGWGRGLCGVAVLHCVVGVGGGGGVCWL